Proteins from one Brienomyrus brachyistius isolate T26 unplaced genomic scaffold, BBRACH_0.4 scaffold92, whole genome shotgun sequence genomic window:
- the LOC125727230 gene encoding skin secretory protein xP2-like — MARDCKGPRRCIHFNGEDHLARSCPQKKTTYADALSGNRAVGTENGGGALAPTTGQEQPATGAGGEALVEVEEAPSSATPIQEGSPNKVEQLALAPGVSSRRKKSGASPRGRKKSRREAQPDAPSPPAATSPAVAAGDQGRQCPPSPMLEAPRLVCDLGQSPAPPQEYSDQQDTANEQEYLGGLELGDLLRLTEEGGQ, encoded by the coding sequence atggccagggactgcaagggcccccgtcgctgcatACACTTtaacggcgaggaccatctggctcgttcctgcccacagaaaaagactacatatgccgacgctctgtcgggtaacagagcagtcggcacggagaatggtgggggagctctagcccccacgactgggcaggaacagccggcgacgggggcaggaggagaagccctggtcgaggtggaggaggccccttcgagtgcgacaccaatacaggaggggtctccgaacaaggtggagcagctcgccctggctccaggcgtcagcagcaggcgaaagaagagcggtgcatccccccgggggaggaagaagagcagaagggaggcgCAACCCGACGCACCCAGCCCTCCGGCTGCCACCTCGCCAGCAGTGGCGGCCGGGGACCAAGGCCGacagtgtcccccctccccgatgTTAGAGGCCCCCCGTCTGGTGTGCGACTTGGGACAgtcccctgcacccccccaggAGTACAGCGATCAACAGGACACTGCTAATGAACAGGAGTACCTGGGGGGGCTGGAATTGGGGGACCTTTTGAGGTTgactgaggagggggggcagtag